The Thermacetogenium phaeum DSM 12270 genome segment GAGCGGTACCCTGCTACTCTGAGTGGTGGGGAGAAGCAACGAGTAGCTCTAGCCCGCGCCTTGGTGATGAAACCCCGAGTGCTTTTACTTGATGAGCCGCTTTCGGCTCTGGATGTGCCAATGAGGGAGGCGCTGCGCGACGAACTGAAACGTCTGCATCGGTTGACGGGGATGCTTATGATTCATGTAACTCACGATTTCACAGAGGCTATGTTATTAGCAGACCGGGCGGCAGTTATCGTTGATGGGGCATTAGCTCAAGTGGGGTATCCGGATGAGATCTTCAACCGGCCGCAGTCAAGAGCAGTAGCCGAATTTGTGGGAACACAGAATGTTTTTCAGAGTAAAGTGATTAATCAGAATGGAAAAAAGTTCGTGCAGTTTGGGAAAAGTCAATTGGCTGTAGAAACAGACTTAGAGGGAACAGTTAACTTCTCTTTCAGACCGGAAGATGTTGTGTTATCTTCTAGCCGGCATCCCGTTAATTGTTTGCGAGGTGTTGTTGATTTTATAGCGCGGCAGGGGTTGTTTACTAGGGTAGTGGTAGAGGTGGAAGGAGTTGGGGTGGTGGCTTTACTGGCCTCAAACAATGGTAGCATGTATGCTCTTAACCCGGGAACTCCTGTATTTTGCGTTATCCCCCCGGAGGTAATAAACGTTTTTCCTGATAAGTGATAAAGTGCGGGCGCGAGCCAGGGCTTCGTTCGTCTGTCGGCAGAGGCAGTGGGTGACGGTGGGTATTCGCTCTTAATTCGTGCGGCTTTCAGACACTCCGGGTGAGAATTCCTTCTCCTGCGAGGTCTGGGAGGCGACTATGGGCCTCCGCCGCTTTTTTGGCGAACCCTGCGCTGTTCGATAATCATTTTCAATATATAGCGCCAAATCTTGAGGATCTTAGAAAGGGGAGATTAAGCCCTGCACTGGAAGATCACTCACGGTATCGAGTAAACACTCCTGTAATTCGCGACCTGGAGAGGTTCAGCGATGATGTTTACGGCGCCTGGCTGAGCCTGGATATATTTTTCAAACCGGCCAGCTACCGCCAGGCAACAGGGCGCACGCTGCCGGGCGGGGGATGGCCTTGATAGGAGGCTGAAAGAATGGCAGACCTTACCCACTTCAACAGGGAAGGGCGAGCCCGCATGGTCGAAGTAGGAGAAAAACCGACCACCACCAGAGAAGCCGTAGCCCGGGGCACGGTTTTCATGCAACCCGAAACCCTTGAACTCATCAAAAGCGGAGGCATCGCCAAAGGAGACGTCCTGGGAGTCGCCCAGATAGCCGGCATCATGGGAGCCAAACGCACATCTATACTCATCCCCATGTGCCACCCACTCTTCCTCAGCGGCATTGACCTCAACTTTCGGGCCGACCCGGAGCGCAGCGCCGTAGAGATCGAAGCCCGGGTTAGATGCCAGGGAAAAACCGGAGTAGAAATGGAAGCTCTGACCGCCGTAAGCATAGCCGCCCTCACCATCTACGACATGTGCAAAGCCGTAGACCGCGGCATGGCCATCGGAGAAATCCGGTTAATAGAAAAAACCGGGGGCAAAAGCGGAACCTACAGAAGGGAAGGGGAGAAAGAATGGGAAGAATAGTAGCCGTATGCACCAGCCGGAACACCGGAGAGCGCAAAAAGAACATCGGCCGGGGAACCCTGATCGCCGGACACGGGCTTGAAGGGGATGCCCATGCCGGCCCCTGGCACCGGCAGGTCAGCCTCCTGGCCATAGAAAGCATCCGGAAAATGCAAAACAAAGGCCTTGACGTAGGGCCCGGTGACTTTGCCGAAAATATCACAACAGAAGGGATTGAAATCGCTGCCCTTCCTCTTGGAACAAAACTGCGGCTGGGGAAAGAAGCCATAGGGGAAGTCACCCAGATCGGAAAAGAATGCCACAGTCGATGTGCCATCTATCACCAGGCCGGGGACTGCGTCATGCCCAGGGAAGGGGTCTTCATCAGGGTACTCCAGGGAGGTCCCATCGAAGTCGGAGACGAGATCGAGATCATCGAAACACCCCAAAAGGAAGTGACGGAAAAATGAAGGTGGCCATTCTCACAGCCAGCGACAAAGGGTACCGGGGAGAGCGGGAAGACCGCAGTGCCCAGGTCATCAAAGAGATGCTGGTTTCCCTCGGTGCGGAAGTCATCGCCTACGACATCGTACCAGATGAAAAGGAACAGCTGATAGCCAAACTGCTCGAATATACCGACCAAAAGCGGGCTGACCTCATCCTCACCACAGGGGGCACCGGACTCGCACCGCGGGATGTCACCCCCGAAGCCACCCTGGC includes the following:
- the moaC gene encoding cyclic pyranopterin monophosphate synthase MoaC, with the translated sequence MADLTHFNREGRARMVEVGEKPTTTREAVARGTVFMQPETLELIKSGGIAKGDVLGVAQIAGIMGAKRTSILIPMCHPLFLSGIDLNFRADPERSAVEIEARVRCQGKTGVEMEALTAVSIAALTIYDMCKAVDRGMAIGEIRLIEKTGGKSGTYRREGEKEWEE
- a CDS encoding MOSC domain-containing protein codes for the protein MGRIVAVCTSRNTGERKKNIGRGTLIAGHGLEGDAHAGPWHRQVSLLAIESIRKMQNKGLDVGPGDFAENITTEGIEIAALPLGTKLRLGKEAIGEVTQIGKECHSRCAIYHQAGDCVMPREGVFIRVLQGGPIEVGDEIEIIETPQKEVTEK
- a CDS encoding ABC transporter ATP-binding protein, whose amino-acid sequence is MMRMNAGYLRLCGISRKIGNFELRNISLGVERGEYFVILGPSGAGKTLLLETIAGLQRVDEGETWIGEINITHWPPEKRQFGFVYQDCALFPHLNVKDNIAFGLKVRRLYSRIVQKELDDIVDLLGISHLLERYPATLSGGEKQRVALARALVMKPRVLLLDEPLSALDVPMREALRDELKRLHRLTGMLMIHVTHDFTEAMLLADRAAVIVDGALAQVGYPDEIFNRPQSRAVAEFVGTQNVFQSKVINQNGKKFVQFGKSQLAVETDLEGTVNFSFRPEDVVLSSSRHPVNCLRGVVDFIARQGLFTRVVVEVEGVGVVALLASNNGSMYALNPGTPVFCVIPPEVINVFPDK